Proteins from a single region of Hydra vulgaris chromosome 12, alternate assembly HydraT2T_AEP:
- the LOC124807928 gene encoding uncharacterized protein LOC124807928 gives MDQFVSLFLIFSVYIVCKERGVNGSLIASSQTSFSQNTATNAATSTYYTSSYVTSSAASSSISLSLPITSPSPSISSSSPISSPSSSVSSSSHMSSPLSISSSSISSLSSSKSYSSTMLLSSSFAKYNSSSITKQIVDSKIVTSRISVKETVSIIFSSIYPTNVTVTTPRIPPQRVETRTLVILIVVAVFSVFLCYLAAFGIHGQKRSFNLETNKKKNHNEFDRLTSVGVPSHYGINVTDNPIKVTEKVKRKDEIDYKDSGSAFDNIALDKKDEL, from the exons atggATCAGTTCGtatcactttttttaatttttagcgtATACATTGTTT gtaaagAACGTGGTGTAAATGGCAGTTTAATCGCCTCTtctcaaacaagtttttcacaAAATACAGCAACTAATGCAGCCACATCTACATACTATACAAGTAGCTACGTAACAAGCTCTGCTGCTTCATCATCTATTTCATTATCATTGCCTATAACGTCTCCATCACCGTCTATTTCATCATCATCGCCTATATCGTCTCCATCATCATCTGTTTCATCATCATCGCATATGTCTTCTCCATTATCTATATCATCATCATCGATATCATCTTTATCTTCTTCTAAGAGTTATAGTTCAACTATGCTATTGTCATCATCTTTTGCGAAATATAATTCTTCTAGTATTACGAAACAAATTGTCGATTCAAAGATAGTGACGTCACGTATTAGTGTAAAAGAAACAGTGAGCATAATTTTTAGTTCAATTTATCCAACTAATGTTACAGTTACCACTCCAAGAATACCACCACAAAGAGTAGAGACACGAACTCTTGTGATACTAATTGTAGTAgctgttttttctgtttttctttgTTACTTGGCTGCTTTTGGAATTCACGGTCAAAAACGTTCGtttaatttagaaacaaacaaaaaaaaaaaccataatgaGTTTGATCGCTTGACCAGCGTTGGAGTTCCAAGTCACTATGGCATTAATGTAACAGACAATCCTATAAAAGTaacagaaaaagttaaaagaaaagatgaaataGATTATAAAGACAGTGGTTCTGCATTTGATAATATTGCCTTGGATAAAAAAGATGAATTATAG